The genomic region TCGTTGTGGGCAACGCAACCGTCATCAACATCACCCTCGAACAGGAAGCGGGTAATTTGAACGAAGTCGTGGTGACGGCGCTGGGCGTGAAACGGGAAAAACGCCAGTTGGGCTACGCGGTCACCGAACTGGGCGGCCAGGACCTCGCCCAGACGCAGCGCGACAATTTCCTGAACGGTCTGCAGGGCCGTGTCGCCGGGGTCAACATCGCCACCACCAGCGGCATGCCGGGTGCCTCTTCGCAGGTCATCATCCGGGGCGTCAACTCCATCAGCGGTAACAACCAGCCGCTGTTTGTCATCGACGGCATGCCGATCGACAACCGGACGGCCCAGAGTGCCAACTTCGTGGCCGAGCGCAACTCGTCCAGCTCCTTTGCCAACCGGACCGTGGACTTCGCCAACCGCGCCTCGGACCTCAACCCGGCCGATATCGAAACCGTCACGATCCTGAAAGGACCCGAAGCGGCGGCGCTCTACGGCGTCGAGGCGGCCAACGGCGCCATTCTGATCACGACCCGGAAAGGCCGCTCGGGCCAGGGCCGCATTACGTACAGCAACAACTTTACGTTTGAAAAAGTAGGCCGTCTGCCCGAACTCCAGCAGGTCTACAGCCAGGGCAACAACGGGATCGCTCAGAACGCCACGTTCAACTATTTTGGGCCCAAATACGCCGAAGGGACCACGTTCTACGACAACATGAACAACTTCCTGCAAACGGGGATGGGCCAGCGTCATAACCTCTCGTTTGAAGGAGGTACCGACCGGTATACCTACCGCCTGTCGGGCAGCTACTCGACCCGCGAGGGCGTGATTCCGACCACTAAATACGACCGTCTGAACCTGACGCTGAGCGGAACGGCCAAACTGAGCGACAAACTGACCTCGGAAGCCACCATGCAGTACATCAACACCAGCAACCAGAAGGTCTCCAAAGGCCAGAACAGCTTCATGCTGGGCATGCTGCAGTGGCCCATGACCGACGACATGAGCGTGTACATCGACCCGGCAACGGGCCTGCGCAAGAAGGTCACGACGGGCAGCGAGATTGAAAACCCGTATTTTGATGTCAATAAAAACCGGCTGCGCGACCTCGGCAACCGCGTGATTGCCAACGTGGGCCTCAATTATGTGCCGACCAGCTGGCTGACGCTTTCCGGACGCGTGGGGGTCGACGTGTCGTCAACGCAGTACCTGATCAAATTCCACCCGGAATCCAACCGTTCGGGCGGCGTGATCGGCGGCTCCATCGACCAGGCGACCGACAACTCCCGCAACCTGACGATGCAGTATTTTGCCACGCTGAAGCACAAAGTGGGTAAGTTTACGGGCACCATGCGCCTCGGCAGCGCCCTCTACGACAACCAGTACAAAGTTCTGTCGACGCGCGGTGAGAAGTTCCTGGTGCCGGAATTTGAATCCATCAACAACACCGACCCGCTGACGCAGAAATCGCTGTCCCGCATGGAGCAGCGCCGCCTGGTCGGGGCGTTTGGCGACGTAACGGTCGATTACAACAACACGCTGTTCCTGACCGTAACGGGCCGTAATGACTGGTCTTCGACCTTCCCCAAAGCGTACCGTTCGTTCTTCTATCCTTCCGCCTCGCTGAGCTTTGTCTTCACGGAACTGGTGAAGGAAGGCGCGCTGCGGGATGTGTTGAGCTACGGCAAACTCCGGGCGTCGCTGGCGCAGGTGGGTAAGGAAGCTCCCCCGTACTCGACCTCACAGGCCTACGAAAGCCAGACGACCACGGGCGGCGGATTCAGTTACGGCTTCACCGGACCGAACCCGAACCTGAAACCCGAAAAGGTGAATTCGTTTGAAGTAGGTACCGAACTGAAGTTCTTCAACAACCGCCTCGGCATCGACGCCGCTTACTACAAAACGACCAGCCGCGACCAGATCATCCGCGACCTGCGGGCCAGCTACGGCACGGGCTTCGTCCTGAACGTGGTCAACGGCGGTGAAATGTGGAACAACGGGGTCGAACTTTCGCTGAACGCGGAACCCATCCGGGCGGCCAACTTCTCCTGGAACACCATCGTCAACTTTACGAAGACCAACAGCCGCCTCGTGAGCCTGATGCCGGGTCTGCCCGAATTCTACATGTCGGACACCTGGGTATACAGCAACATCCGGAACGGTGCCCGTCCGGGTGGCCCGCTGACGACGCTGACGGGTAACTCCTACCAGCGGAACACGCAGGGCGACATCCTCATCAGTCCCCTGACGGGTCTGCCGATCACCGAAACGGTCTGGAACATTGTGGGCGACCGGAACCCGGATTTCGTCATTGGCTGGAGCAACCAGTTCAATTACAAAAATCTGGCGGTGAGCTTCCTGTTTGACGTTCGGCAGGGCGGCGACGTATACAATGCCACGGAACTGTTCCTCTACAACCGCGGCCTCAGCAAGCGGACGCTCGACCGCGAAACGCCGCGCATTTTCAGAGGCGTGCTGAAAGATGGTCTGGAAAACACGGCCACGCCGACCCCCAACACCATCCAGGTGATTCCGTACTACAACAACAGCTATTACACCGCGCCGGCCGACGAAAACTTCATCGAGCGGGATGTGAACTGGGTGCGCCTGAAAGACGTAACCGTTCGCTACAACCTGCCGACGAGCGCCTTTGGCAACAGCAAGATTTTCAAATCGGCGAGTGTGTTCTTTACGGGAACGGACCTGTTCATGCTGACCAACTACACCGGCGGCGACCCGGGCGTTAACGCTACGACCGCTACAGTGGGTGGCTCAGGCGGCTACGGCATCGACTTCGGTAACCTGCCGCTGCCCCGCGCCTACAACGTCGGCATCAGCATCGGACTGTGATTTAGGATTTTGAAAGACAAACTTGACTCATGAAAAAATTCATAGGTGGTATTCTGCTCGCCGGACTCGCCCTGACCTTCAGTGGCTGCGACAAGTACCTCGATATCAATAAAAACCCCAACAACCCGGACGAGGTGGAAGCGGCCCTGCTGCTCCCGCCGATCCACAACAGCTTCGTGCTGGGTGTGCAGTTCGACGCCCGCTACATTGGCCGGTATGTTCAGAACTGGCAGGCGGCCGGCGGTGGGGATACCTGGGATTTGCACGGTTACGTAGCCAACTCGGATGCCGGTGGCGAAATCTGGCGGAACGTTTATTTTAAAGGGGGCCGAAACCTCGAAAACCTGCTCGCGGACGCGGAGAAGGGCCAGAAATGGGATTACCTCGGCGTGGGTCAGGTCACCAAAGCGTGGGGCTGGCAGATGCTGACCGACGTGCACGGGGAGATTATCCTGTCGGAGGCTTATCCGAATGACCCCAACAAACGGACGTTTGACTACGATACCCAGGACAAAGTGTATACGGAAGTCCAGCGTCTGCTGACCGAAGGCATCAAAAACCTGAACCGGGCCGACGGGAAGGTTTCGCAGGTGCAGCTTCAGCGCGGGGACCTGATCTACAAAGGCGACCGGCTGAAATGGAAACGTTTCGCCTATGGCCTGCTTGCCGTCAACGCCCATCGTCTGGCCAACAAGAAAAGCCTCTACAAGCCTGACCAGGTTATTGCTTATGTAGACAGCGCTTTCACCGGCAACGCCGATGACGCCCTGTTTACGTTCAACGGCCTCAGCACGGCAGATGGCAGCTTCTTCGGACCGCTACGGCAGAACCTCCAGGCATTTGGCCAGTCAGCGTTTATCCTTCGTCTACTGGATGGCACCGTGCTGAACGGGGCCAAAGACCCGCGTCTGTCAATCATGCTGGCCCCGAGCGGCGATAACGTTTATCGCGGACTGATACCGGGCGTCGGCCAGTCTACAGCGGCCAGCGTACCGGTTCCCACGCGTGTGCAGAGCCCCTGGGGCACGCAGTTGAGCGTCAACCCGCCGGTCGGCACCACGGGCAAGTATATCTTCACGGACAAAGGGCCTTTCCCCATCATGACGTATGCCCAGCTTCAGTTTATCAAGGCGGAAGCGGCGTTTATCAAAGGTGATAAAGCTACGGCACTGGCCGCCTATCGCCGGGGTATCGAAGCGCACATGACGGCTTCGTACGTCAACGCACCAGCAGCCGAGCGGACTGCGTATCTGGCCAATCCGGCCGTCATTCCGGCCACCGCCGCCGATTTGACGCTGAATCAGATCATGCTCCAGAAATACATTGCCCAGTGGGGCTGGGGCTTCCTCGAAACCTGGTCGGACCTGCGCCGCTACAACTACAGCGCCGACGTCTTCACCTCGTTCCAGTTACCGAACGCCTTTACTACCAGCAACAACGGCAAACCTGCCCAGCGTCTGCGTCCGCGTTACAACTCGGAATACGTCTGGAACGTGGATGCCCTGACAAAGATTGGTGGCCTGGATCTGGACTTCCACACCAAACCGCTGTGGTTCACGCAACAATAAACTAAGTCATTCGTCGTCGGTCGGCCAGCCGTTTGCCAAAACCTGCGGCTGGCCGACCGACGGCCCAAAGCTTTCCGATATGTTAAAGAAACTTTCTTATTTTCTCCTTTCGGCGGCGGCTCTTCTGACGGTTGCCTGCGAGAAAAATACCATTCCGGCCCAGGATGAGCCTGTCGTGGACGGCGCCCGGATCAAGCTGGTTCACTCCGCTCCGGAAACGGCCGGGGTCAATCTTTTCCTGAACGACAAGAAGATTTCGGCCAATACGCCCACGTCTACCACCATCGTCCAGCCGATCACCTACGGTCTGACCTTCCCCAACTCAGGAGCCAACTACGCGGTGGTTCCGGCGGGTCAGTACACGGCCAAACTGTCGACGCCGGCCAGCGGAACAGCAACCAGCGAGACGGTTGTTTCGACGCAGCAGATTCAATTACAGAATGAGAAGTACTACTCGCTGTTGCTGGGCGGCACGGCGGCCCAGCCCGTTACGGTCCTGCTGAACGACGAACTGCCGGGTCCGGACAATTCGAAGTTCTACGTTCGGTTTGTCAACCTGATTCCCGGTGGTCAGCCGTACGATTTGATTCTGCGCGGCGGCAGTGCACTGCTTACGGGCATCACGGCCGGGACTGCCAGCCAGTTTGTGGCTGTTGACGTGAACAGCAACGTAGCGTTTGACCTGCGGGCCGCCGGCACGACCACCAACATCGGAACGGGTTTTGCCTTCACCAGCAACGCCGCCGGTCGGGTCGTGACGCTCATCGCCCAGGGTCTTCCCGGTCGGACCGGAGCCGTTGCTCCGCGTCTGGGAGGCTACGTAAACCGGTAGTTTCGTTCGGCTTCCAGCCGGGGGCCGCGTCACCATTAGGGCAGCATGCGTTTACTTAGAAAAGCGGTCAGTACGACCGCTTTTTTTATTTATGAAAAGTTACCGAATCCGTTTAAACCTATACGTACGTATGAGCATCTTACCGGCATAAACAACAAAAATACCCGCCTGTTATGAGCCGCACATATGCTTTCCTGCTGGGCCTGACGCTGAGTCTGATGAGTGCCGTAGTTGCCCGCGCCGATGTGGAGTTTTTCCTGAAAATTGATGATGGCGGGCGCTACACCGTCGTGATTGACGAACAGTCGATCACGCTTAACACCGGTCGTTTCCGTTTTTTTGAACTGCCCGCGGGCCGCAACCGGGTGGCGATTCTCCGGAACAATTACCCGGTCTTTCAGGACTGGATCGATTTGCGCCCCGACAGCCGGACGGTCGCTGAGTTTCACCCCCGCCGCGGCCTGCGCCTGCTAACCCAGTTTCCGCTCTTCGACAACGGCATGTACTGCGGCCCGAACTGGGACCAGCCTTACGCCAGTAACCGCCCGGATTACGGCCGTCCGGGCAACGGCCGCCCCGACAACTGGAACAACCGACCGGGGTCCGGCCTACCGGGGTCCGGCCGACCGGGGAACGGGAATGGCAACTGGGGCAACAACCGCCCTTACGAAATGAATCCGCGTGATTTTGACCGCATCCGACAGGGCATCAGCCGTGAATCGTTCGACGAGCGCAAGTTCGAATTTCTGCGGAATGTACTGCCCGGCCAGCCGGTTTCAACCGCCCAGATGTGCGAGCTTCTGCGGATGTTCTCCTTCGATAAATACCGCCTCGAAGCGGCCAAGGTCGGCTGGGAGTGCGTCTCCGACCGGAATAACTACTACGCCACCTTCGATACTTTTTCTTTCGAAAGTTCGCGGCGGGACCTGAAACAGCACATCGGCTGGCGCCTGAACTGAGTGCCGAAAATAAATTTCAAACAAAGACGTACCTAACTCCGGTCAGGTACGTCTTACTGTTTACAGGGCATTTTACTATCTTTAGATTATGAAGAACGAAGACCGCATTCTGGAACTTCTGGCCGAAACCCTTCAGCGCATCGACATTCAGCAGAAACGACTGGAAGAAATGAGCCAGGAACAAAAACAGCACAATCTGAGACTGGAACAGCAGGGCCGGTCGCTGGAACAGCAGGGCCGGTCGCTGAAACAGCAGGGCCAGTCGCTGGAACAACAGGCTCACCTGCTTTCCATGCAGCAGGAAAACAGCAACATGCTGGTTTCCGAACTTCAGCTACACAGGGAAAAGTTAGAAAAGTACGGGGACGGACTTGGGACGCACAATGAAGCTATTGCCGAACTGATGAGCCGCTCGGAAGCGATGCACCTCACTTCCCTGGAACAGCAGGAAGCGTACCGGGCGATGACCCAACTGCTGATGAAACACCATCAGGCTCTACTGGACAAAAACATTCTATAAAAATTATCCGTCCGCTCCAATGAGCTGGACGGATAAAATAAAAGGCTTTTATTTTACAACGCCTACCAGTTCCTTTACCAGCCGGTCGGCTTTGTAAATGTACCGCATGGCCGCCACCATCGCGCCGGTATGGACCGAAATGGCCCGGTTGCGGTCCGGGACAAAAATAAAGCTGCCGGGCAGGCTCTCCATATTCCCGTCAAAGACCAGACCCACGGCCTCCCGGTTGCGGTTGATCATCGGACTCCCGGAGTTTCCTCCAATAATATCGTTTGTCGAAATGAAATTCATCGGCTGGCGCAGCAGCGACAACGGCGGATTTTTCCAGCGGGCGGGCAGATTCCACGGATACCGGTCGCTAAACGAATAATTCCGCTCGTACATGCCGGCAAAGGTCGTCTGAATCGGCGCGATGGTGCCGTTGTACGGATAACTGCGGACAATGCCGTCGTTGATGCGGAGCGAGAAGGTAGCGTCGGGAGGGATGGTGGTGCCGTACACATCGTACAACAGCCGCCCCAGATTGCCCCGCAGGACTTCAAGCTGCTCCTCACCTCCCTGTAAATTTCCGGCGGCTTCCTGAAAACGCGGGGCCGCAATCCGGGCCAGTTGCAGCAGCGGGTCGTTGCTGGCGGCAATGCCCGTTGCGCCTTTGGTTAGCAGATCGCTGACCACAGCGGCGTCCATTAATTTGGTGTTCTGCATCAGGTAAGCGGCGGCTTCGCGGGGATTTCGACCGTTCAGCGCCGCTTTTACGTAGGCATCGTCCGGCCCCAGCGCGGCTCGTGCTTCTGTCAGATGGGCGGCCAGAAAAGCTTCTTCCAGCGAACGTGACATCAGCTTCGGCACTTCCAGCAGCCCCCGGATGCGGTCCGCCTGCGCCGGGTTGGTGGCCGCCGACTGGGCATACAACTGCATCAGCTGAGCAAATGCCAGCAATTCGCCCCGCACAATTCCGGTCGGATTGAACAGGGAAGCATCCCGGAAATACTTCCGCTGGTTGGTTACGTTGGCGGCAATGTCGTCCCAGAGACGCAGCCGGTCGGTCAGGTTCTTGGCCCGGACATCCATCCTGAACTGACGTTCAAAGGCGGCTTTTCGGGCCATCAGATACGGGTCGCGCAAACCGTCGAGTTGACCCTGCGTGGCTTTGAGGCTGTTTTCCAGACTGAATATCTGATTTTGAATGCTGTCGTTTTTAGCCGTGGCATTGTAGGCCGCCAGCGCGTCGGCCCGGTTGCGGTACACCTGTACCTGATACGGAATGGACAAATCCCGGTCGAATTCCAGTTCGGCCACCGTTTTCAGCCGCTCCGTGCTGCCCGGATTGCCGATGACAAAAATCGGGTCGCCTTCCTTCAGCCCGTTCGTATTGAATTTGAAGTAGTGCGTCGTCCGAAGCGGCTTGCCGTTGTCGTACACCCGGAAAAACGAGCAGTCGAGGTTGTAACGCGGATACGTGAAGTTATCGTAATCACCGCCGAAGAAGCCGAGCTGCAGTTCGGGCATGAATACCAGCCGCACGTCGTTGTACCGCTTGAAGCCATAGAGCGAATAGCGGCCACCGTTATAGAACGTGATCGTCTGCAATTCCAGCCCCTTCCAGCCTTCCCGGTTAGCGTATTCGGCTTTGATTTTTTCAAATTCCTGCTCCCGGCGGCCCAGTTGCTCGGCTTCCGAACCGGTGCCCATGGCCGTCTGCACCCGGGCGGTGATGTCCTCCAGCCGCAACAGTTGGTCCACGTACAGACCGGGTACCTTGCGCTCCTCGGCGAGGGTTTTGGCGTAAAAGCCGCTATTGTTGAGGTCTTCGCCTTTTCGCTGCACACCCGTACCGGATTCCCGGGCGCAGTGGTGGTTGGTCATCACCAGTCCGTCGGGCGAGACAAACGAGGCGGAGCAGTAGGAAGCGAACCGCAGCGAGGCCAGCCGGGATTCTTCAAACCATTTGTCGTCGGGGGTGAAGTTGTAGGTCCTGCGGAAATAGTCCTTCGGCGGGTTGTCGAAGGTCCACATCTTGCCCATGTCGTAGGGGCCGGCTTTGACGGTATCCGCGTTGGGTGTGGCGTTGGTCTGCGCCCAGCCGAGCGGCACCGCTCCGAGTAGCAGAACAGCAAGCAGAATTCTTTTCATGCAGGGTCGGTAGTTTTTAACAATACTATTCAAATCGAAAAACAAATGCCATTTCTCGGAGAAATGGCATTTGTTTTTCGATTTGAATCAGCCCATTTCGTTTCCCACCACATATTGTGTCGGCTCTTTTTCCGGTTCCTCCTTTCGGACAAACGGCCGAATGATGAGGCGCGTGCCCCGTTCGTAAGTGAAGAAACGGTAAATCCAGTTGCTGAGTACGATCAGCTTGCTGCGGAAGCCGATCAGGTAATAAATGTGGATAAACAGCCAGATAACCCAGGCCAGAAACCCGCCCAGATGGATGTTACCGGGCAGGTCGGCCACGGCCCGGTTGCGGCCGATGATGGCCAGCGAGCCTTTGTCGAGGTACTCGAACGGCTCCATTTTTTCGTTCTTCAGCAGGCGACGCAGGTTTTTGGCGAGGTGCTTTCCCTGCTGAATCGCCGGCTGGGCTACGCCCGGATGCCCGTTCGGGAATTTCTCGGTTTTCATCATCGCCACGTCGCCGATGGCATAAATCTCCGGATAGCCCTTCACCTGATTGAATTCGTTGACCAGAATCCGGCCCCGTTCGACCGTTTCGGCGGGAATGCCTTCCACCAGCGCACCCGAGACGCCCGCCGCCCAGATGAGCGTGTGGGCCGGAATGGTTTCCCCGGTTTTCAGCTTGACGAGCTGCCCGTCGTAGGTGTCCACCAGCGTTTTGAGCTTAATGGCGATTCCCATGCTGTCGAGGTACTTGTGCGTTTTTTCACTGGCTTCGGGCGACATCGGCGGCAGCACCCGGTCCATTCCCTCAATGAGGTAGATGTTCATTTTGCTGAAATCCAGACCCGGATAATCGCCCGGCAGTACGTGCTTGCGCATCTCGGCCAGCGACCCCGCCAGTTCCACGCCCGTCGGACCGGCCCCGACAATGACGAAATTCAGGAGGCTTTGCCGGGTATCCGGGTCTTTGGTGATGCTGGCCTGCTCGAACGATTGCAGCAGCTGCGACCGCAGATTCAGCGCCTCCGGAACGGTCTTCAGCGGAAATGAGTATTTCTGCACTTCCTTGTTTCCGAAGAAGTTCGGCTTGGTACCGGTCGCGATGACCAGGTGATCGTACCGCAGTTCCCCGATCAGGGTCTGGACCGTTTTCGCCGCCGGATTCACGCCCGTCACCCGCACGAGGCGGAAATGGAAATCTTCGTAGTCCTCGTCGAACATCTTCCGGAGAGGTTCGGCAATGGCGTCCGGTTCGAGGCCCGCGGTTGCGACCTGATAGAGCAGCGGCCAGAAGCCGTGGTAGTTCTGTTTGTCAAACATAACCACCTGAAAATCGCGGCCGTTGAGCCGTTTGGCCAGGTTGATTCCGCCAAACCCGCCGCCGATGATGACGACCCGGGGTTTGTTGGTTTCGGGTATATTCAGTGAAAGTTTATCGAATTTGAGCATAATGGCAGACCAATAATGCGGATAGAAACTTGTTTCCTTACCTATTTACCCGATTTATCCGCTTTTGTTTCAGGACATTGACCGTTTATCCAAAAAAGTAATAAAAAGGGGTCCGGGCGGTCTATTTTCCAACCCTTACATACGAATTGAGCTCTTTACTCGTACCATATCCGAAGCCTCGCTCCCTTTTATGAAGTATCTTTTCCTGCTTGCCCTTTTTCTTTTCTTTATTCCTGATAACGCCCGTGCCCAGCCTCCCGGACAGCGTTTTACCGTCAGCGGGTACGTGCGCGAGACCAGTAGTGAAGAGGCCCTCATCGGCGTCAGCGTCCGGATTCCGGGCACTTCCATCGGGACCACGACCAATACCTATGGCTTTTATTCCCTGACGCTGCCCGCCCGCGACAGTCTGACGCTGGCGTTTTCGTTTGTAGGGTACGAAACGGTCCTGCAATCGCTTTCTCTGCAAAAAAACCGGGAGTTGTCCGTTCACCTGACGGCGGGGCGGGTGCTGACGGAGGTGGTCGTGAGCGGGAGCCGCAACGAGGAAAAGGTCAGCGAAACGCCGCAGATGAGCCAGATTGACGTGCCGGTGGCGCAAATCCGGAAGATTCCGGCGCTGATGGGCGAAAAAGACGTTCTTAAAGTCCTGCAACTGATGCCCGGTGTGCAGAAAGGCTCGGAAGGCAGTACCGGCATCTATGTGCGCGGCGGCGGACCCGACCAGAACCTGATTATTCTCGACGACGCCATTGTCTACAACGCCAACCATCTGTTTGGCTTTTTCTCGGTTTTCAACGGAGATGCCCTCAAAAGCGTCGAACTGACCAAAGGCGGCTTCCCGGCCCGGTTTGGCGGACGGCTTTCGTCGGTGATAGAACTGAACCTGAAAGACGGCAACAAGGAACGCCTGCATGGCGAAGGCGGCGGCGGACTGATTGCCTCCCGGCTGACGCTGGAAGGGCCGTTGCGTTTCAAAAAAGGGCAGCCCGCCCGGTCTTCGTTCCTCATCTCCGGCCGCCGGACGTACCTCGACTTTGTCGCCCGGCCGATCATCAAAAAGCAGTCCGACGGGCAGGTGCTGGCGGGTTATTACTTCTACGATCTCAATGCCAAGGTCAATTACGACTTTGGCCCGAAGAACAAACTCTACCTCAGCGGGTATTTCGGCCGCGACCGGTTTTACGTCCGCGACCGGCAGGAAGGAGTCAACATCGGCATCAACTGGGGCAACGCTACCGGCACGCTTCGCTGGAATCACCTGTTTTCGCAGCGGCTGTTTTCGAACCTATCCCTGATTTTCAGTGATTACAAATTTGGCATTGAATCGGATGAGCAGAACGGCCTCGGCCAGGATGCGTTTTCGCTGCGGTACTCGTCCGGCATCCGTGATTTTTCC from Tellurirhabdus rosea harbors:
- a CDS encoding SusC/RagA family TonB-linked outer membrane protein, yielding MSNSLQKWLFMVILSGLTVLGAWAQDNAITGKVTSAEDGSPIPGASVIVRGTTRGTTTDAQGNYRIAASTGQTLRFSFIGTKNRDVVVGNATVINITLEQEAGNLNEVVVTALGVKREKRQLGYAVTELGGQDLAQTQRDNFLNGLQGRVAGVNIATTSGMPGASSQVIIRGVNSISGNNQPLFVIDGMPIDNRTAQSANFVAERNSSSSFANRTVDFANRASDLNPADIETVTILKGPEAAALYGVEAANGAILITTRKGRSGQGRITYSNNFTFEKVGRLPELQQVYSQGNNGIAQNATFNYFGPKYAEGTTFYDNMNNFLQTGMGQRHNLSFEGGTDRYTYRLSGSYSTREGVIPTTKYDRLNLTLSGTAKLSDKLTSEATMQYINTSNQKVSKGQNSFMLGMLQWPMTDDMSVYIDPATGLRKKVTTGSEIENPYFDVNKNRLRDLGNRVIANVGLNYVPTSWLTLSGRVGVDVSSTQYLIKFHPESNRSGGVIGGSIDQATDNSRNLTMQYFATLKHKVGKFTGTMRLGSALYDNQYKVLSTRGEKFLVPEFESINNTDPLTQKSLSRMEQRRLVGAFGDVTVDYNNTLFLTVTGRNDWSSTFPKAYRSFFYPSASLSFVFTELVKEGALRDVLSYGKLRASLAQVGKEAPPYSTSQAYESQTTTGGGFSYGFTGPNPNLKPEKVNSFEVGTELKFFNNRLGIDAAYYKTTSRDQIIRDLRASYGTGFVLNVVNGGEMWNNGVELSLNAEPIRAANFSWNTIVNFTKTNSRLVSLMPGLPEFYMSDTWVYSNIRNGARPGGPLTTLTGNSYQRNTQGDILISPLTGLPITETVWNIVGDRNPDFVIGWSNQFNYKNLAVSFLFDVRQGGDVYNATELFLYNRGLSKRTLDRETPRIFRGVLKDGLENTATPTPNTIQVIPYYNNSYYTAPADENFIERDVNWVRLKDVTVRYNLPTSAFGNSKIFKSASVFFTGTDLFMLTNYTGGDPGVNATTATVGGSGGYGIDFGNLPLPRAYNVGISIGL
- a CDS encoding SusD/RagB family nutrient-binding outer membrane lipoprotein produces the protein MKKFIGGILLAGLALTFSGCDKYLDINKNPNNPDEVEAALLLPPIHNSFVLGVQFDARYIGRYVQNWQAAGGGDTWDLHGYVANSDAGGEIWRNVYFKGGRNLENLLADAEKGQKWDYLGVGQVTKAWGWQMLTDVHGEIILSEAYPNDPNKRTFDYDTQDKVYTEVQRLLTEGIKNLNRADGKVSQVQLQRGDLIYKGDRLKWKRFAYGLLAVNAHRLANKKSLYKPDQVIAYVDSAFTGNADDALFTFNGLSTADGSFFGPLRQNLQAFGQSAFILRLLDGTVLNGAKDPRLSIMLAPSGDNVYRGLIPGVGQSTAASVPVPTRVQSPWGTQLSVNPPVGTTGKYIFTDKGPFPIMTYAQLQFIKAEAAFIKGDKATALAAYRRGIEAHMTASYVNAPAAERTAYLANPAVIPATAADLTLNQIMLQKYIAQWGWGFLETWSDLRRYNYSADVFTSFQLPNAFTTSNNGKPAQRLRPRYNSEYVWNVDALTKIGGLDLDFHTKPLWFTQQ
- a CDS encoding DUF4397 domain-containing protein, coding for MLKKLSYFLLSAAALLTVACEKNTIPAQDEPVVDGARIKLVHSAPETAGVNLFLNDKKISANTPTSTTIVQPITYGLTFPNSGANYAVVPAGQYTAKLSTPASGTATSETVVSTQQIQLQNEKYYSLLLGGTAAQPVTVLLNDELPGPDNSKFYVRFVNLIPGGQPYDLILRGGSALLTGITAGTASQFVAVDVNSNVAFDLRAAGTTTNIGTGFAFTSNAAGRVVTLIAQGLPGRTGAVAPRLGGYVNR
- a CDS encoding DUF4476 domain-containing protein — encoded protein: MSRTYAFLLGLTLSLMSAVVARADVEFFLKIDDGGRYTVVIDEQSITLNTGRFRFFELPAGRNRVAILRNNYPVFQDWIDLRPDSRTVAEFHPRRGLRLLTQFPLFDNGMYCGPNWDQPYASNRPDYGRPGNGRPDNWNNRPGSGLPGSGRPGNGNGNWGNNRPYEMNPRDFDRIRQGISRESFDERKFEFLRNVLPGQPVSTAQMCELLRMFSFDKYRLEAAKVGWECVSDRNNYYATFDTFSFESSRRDLKQHIGWRLN
- a CDS encoding S46 family peptidase, yielding MKRILLAVLLLGAVPLGWAQTNATPNADTVKAGPYDMGKMWTFDNPPKDYFRRTYNFTPDDKWFEESRLASLRFASYCSASFVSPDGLVMTNHHCARESGTGVQRKGEDLNNSGFYAKTLAEERKVPGLYVDQLLRLEDITARVQTAMGTGSEAEQLGRREQEFEKIKAEYANREGWKGLELQTITFYNGGRYSLYGFKRYNDVRLVFMPELQLGFFGGDYDNFTYPRYNLDCSFFRVYDNGKPLRTTHYFKFNTNGLKEGDPIFVIGNPGSTERLKTVAELEFDRDLSIPYQVQVYRNRADALAAYNATAKNDSIQNQIFSLENSLKATQGQLDGLRDPYLMARKAAFERQFRMDVRAKNLTDRLRLWDDIAANVTNQRKYFRDASLFNPTGIVRGELLAFAQLMQLYAQSAATNPAQADRIRGLLEVPKLMSRSLEEAFLAAHLTEARAALGPDDAYVKAALNGRNPREAAAYLMQNTKLMDAAVVSDLLTKGATGIAASNDPLLQLARIAAPRFQEAAGNLQGGEEQLEVLRGNLGRLLYDVYGTTIPPDATFSLRINDGIVRSYPYNGTIAPIQTTFAGMYERNYSFSDRYPWNLPARWKNPPLSLLRQPMNFISTNDIIGGNSGSPMINRNREAVGLVFDGNMESLPGSFIFVPDRNRAISVHTGAMVAAMRYIYKADRLVKELVGVVK
- a CDS encoding NAD(P)/FAD-dependent oxidoreductase gives rise to the protein MLKFDKLSLNIPETNKPRVVIIGGGFGGINLAKRLNGRDFQVVMFDKQNYHGFWPLLYQVATAGLEPDAIAEPLRKMFDEDYEDFHFRLVRVTGVNPAAKTVQTLIGELRYDHLVIATGTKPNFFGNKEVQKYSFPLKTVPEALNLRSQLLQSFEQASITKDPDTRQSLLNFVIVGAGPTGVELAGSLAEMRKHVLPGDYPGLDFSKMNIYLIEGMDRVLPPMSPEASEKTHKYLDSMGIAIKLKTLVDTYDGQLVKLKTGETIPAHTLIWAAGVSGALVEGIPAETVERGRILVNEFNQVKGYPEIYAIGDVAMMKTEKFPNGHPGVAQPAIQQGKHLAKNLRRLLKNEKMEPFEYLDKGSLAIIGRNRAVADLPGNIHLGGFLAWVIWLFIHIYYLIGFRSKLIVLSNWIYRFFTYERGTRLIIRPFVRKEEPEKEPTQYVVGNEMG